From Flavobacterium arcticum, the proteins below share one genomic window:
- a CDS encoding NAD(P)H-dependent oxidoreductase: MTKIFVINGGQHFGHSGGKFNATLTELDKAFFTQENGFELKVTDINEEYNPDEEVQKYVWADVIIYHFPVWWFSMPHKLKAYIDIVFTAGHKKGLYYSDGRKSHNPDINYGTGGSMQGRKYMVTTTWNAPETAFTLPDEFFDQKSVDDGVLFGFHKMNQFMSLEKIDGIHFHDLEKNVTQQMVDEYKETYTKHLINAFKQQLSTTPLG, encoded by the coding sequence ATGACAAAAATATTTGTAATTAACGGAGGACAGCACTTTGGTCACTCAGGTGGTAAGTTTAATGCAACACTTACAGAGCTAGATAAAGCCTTTTTTACACAAGAAAATGGCTTTGAACTTAAAGTAACCGATATTAATGAGGAGTATAACCCTGATGAAGAGGTACAAAAATACGTTTGGGCAGATGTTATTATTTATCACTTCCCTGTCTGGTGGTTTTCTATGCCGCATAAGCTAAAAGCATATATAGACATCGTTTTTACCGCAGGGCATAAAAAAGGACTTTATTATAGCGACGGACGTAAAAGTCATAATCCCGATATTAATTATGGTACTGGTGGTAGCATGCAAGGCAGGAAATATATGGTAACAACTACATGGAATGCTCCCGAAACAGCATTTACCCTCCCAGATGAATTTTTTGACCAAAAAAGTGTAGATGACGGGGTATTATTTGGTTTTCATAAGATGAATCAGTTTATGTCGTTAGAAAAGATAGACGGTATACATTTTCATGACTTAGAAAAAAATGTAACCCAACAAATGGTAGATGAGTATAAAGAAACCTATACCAAACACTTAATCAATGCCTTTAAACAACAATTATCAACTACGCCTCTAGGGTGA
- a CDS encoding LysR family transcriptional regulator, which translates to MKANLEWFRTFRAIYETGTMSGAAKQLYVSQPGIGLHLNALEAYTGFPLFERTARKMLPTEKGKLLYQQMINSLLCMEDIESRFQRKSGNDRATVNVGMCVETFQQALEKHIPDLGFNLIMQFGSTNELIQALEHGSADLILTTSTTAVNNLVYTPFAAERFIVVAGNSTDISEFERLNKNNKDEVKDWLKSQLWYSTAADMDVLNLFWENNFGERPNFLPNYIVPNKFSIIRCLSKGRGIAVLPYFLCKEAMDNQNVFKIWEGYKPLENTLYFGKRKQSILMDEIKCIEDILFSEFQDNTTSK; encoded by the coding sequence ATGAAAGCTAATCTTGAATGGTTCAGAACTTTTAGAGCGATATATGAAACAGGCACAATGAGCGGTGCAGCAAAACAGTTATATGTTTCGCAACCTGGTATAGGATTGCATTTAAATGCTTTAGAAGCCTATACGGGTTTTCCGTTATTTGAACGTACAGCACGCAAAATGCTACCTACCGAAAAAGGTAAACTCCTTTACCAACAAATGATAAACTCATTGCTATGTATGGAGGATATTGAAAGTAGGTTTCAGCGCAAGTCAGGTAACGACAGGGCTACTGTAAATGTTGGTATGTGTGTAGAAACTTTTCAGCAAGCGCTAGAAAAACATATCCCCGATTTAGGTTTTAATCTAATTATGCAATTTGGTAGTACTAACGAGTTAATTCAAGCGCTAGAGCATGGCTCTGCCGATTTAATATTAACTACCTCTACTACAGCAGTAAATAATTTAGTCTATACTCCTTTTGCAGCCGAACGGTTTATAGTTGTGGCAGGAAACAGTACCGATATATCGGAATTTGAACGTTTAAATAAAAATAATAAAGACGAGGTTAAAGACTGGCTAAAATCGCAGTTGTGGTACAGTACCGCTGCCGATATGGATGTTTTAAACTTATTTTGGGAGAATAATTTTGGCGAACGCCCAAATTTTTTACCTAACTACATTGTGCCCAATAAGTTTTCTATAATTAGGTGTTTATCTAAAGGCAGAGGTATTGCTGTTTTACCCTATTTTTTGTGTAAAGAAGCAATGGACAACCAAAATGTATTTAAAATATGGGAAGGTTATAAACCTCTTGAAAACACGCTATATTTTGGCAAACGAAAACAATCTATACTTATGGATGAAATAAAGTGTATAGAAGATATTTTGTTCAGTGAATTTCAGGATAATACTACTTCTAAATAA
- a CDS encoding OmpH family outer membrane protein, which translates to MKKSLILLGAALAMISCDKGTSSSAGLKTAYIDTVELMENYEELKDWESKGKVKKEEMERELQEEARKLELDAASFQNEMQSKGRQWAELKYQELQKRQRDLGIKQETMMMQLQEEFGVKRDTILSQMKRHIKEYGKKEGYDYIYGTGDAASILYGKEEYEITDVILKDLNKNYKGEATTTETPEAKEEDTTAAK; encoded by the coding sequence ATGAAAAAATCGCTTATACTATTGGGTGCTGCCCTTGCCATGATTTCTTGTGATAAAGGAACATCATCATCTGCTGGTTTAAAAACAGCTTATATCGATACTGTCGAATTGATGGAGAATTATGAAGAGTTAAAAGATTGGGAATCGAAAGGAAAAGTAAAGAAAGAAGAGATGGAACGCGAGCTTCAAGAAGAAGCACGTAAACTAGAGCTTGATGCAGCGAGTTTTCAGAATGAAATGCAGTCTAAAGGAAGACAGTGGGCTGAGTTAAAATACCAAGAACTACAAAAAAGACAAAGAGATCTTGGCATTAAGCAAGAAACTATGATGATGCAACTTCAGGAAGAATTTGGTGTAAAAAGAGATACCATACTTTCGCAAATGAAAAGACATATCAAAGAGTACGGTAAAAAAGAGGGTTACGATTATATATACGGTACAGGCGATGCTGCAAGCATACTATATGGTAAAGAAGAGTATGAGATAACAGATGTTATACTTAAAGACCTTAACAAAAACTATAAAGGAGAGGCTACTACAACCGAAACTCCTGAAGCTAAAGAAGAAGACACCACAGCAGCAAAATAA
- a CDS encoding class I SAM-dependent methyltransferase, whose amino-acid sequence MDFTNATNHLTVKDHSVSGEEFELLLNEELQLLKTHPQPSAENLGRYYESDDYISHTDGKRSFFEKLYHTIKQKALHDKIKLLQSFKPKKGKLLDIGAGTGDFLVMAKNHGWSITGIEPSEKAKGIAQSKGVSFADSLVDIQDHSFDAVTLWHVLEHVPDVEKQISELKRIIKPDGVIVVAVPNFKSYDAKYYGAYWAAYDVPRHLWHFSKTAMQQLFGAQGMDVVKIVPMLFDSFYVSLLSEKYKNGKMNFVKGFWVGLKSNTKARRNFEYSSHIYIIKNT is encoded by the coding sequence ATGGATTTTACTAACGCCACAAATCATCTTACTGTAAAAGACCACTCCGTTTCGGGAGAGGAATTTGAGTTATTACTTAATGAAGAGTTACAGCTTTTAAAAACGCATCCGCAACCTAGTGCCGAAAATTTAGGGCGCTATTATGAAAGTGACGATTACATTTCGCATACCGATGGTAAACGTTCATTTTTTGAAAAACTGTATCATACCATAAAGCAAAAAGCACTTCACGACAAGATAAAGTTATTGCAAAGCTTTAAGCCTAAAAAAGGGAAGTTGCTGGATATAGGTGCAGGTACAGGCGATTTTTTAGTAATGGCAAAAAACCATGGGTGGAGCATTACAGGTATAGAGCCAAGCGAAAAGGCAAAAGGTATTGCACAATCAAAAGGAGTATCATTTGCAGATAGTCTTGTCGATATTCAAGACCATTCGTTTGATGCGGTAACCCTATGGCATGTATTAGAACATGTACCAGATGTAGAAAAGCAAATCTCAGAACTAAAACGTATAATAAAACCCGATGGTGTTATTGTGGTGGCTGTACCAAACTTTAAATCATACGATGCCAAATATTATGGTGCTTATTGGGCAGCTTATGATGTACCAAGGCATTTATGGCATTTTAGTAAAACAGCCATGCAACAACTTTTTGGGGCGCAAGGCATGGATGTTGTAAAAATAGTACCCATGCTTTTTGATAGTTTTTATGTAAGTCTGCTTTCAGAGAAATATAAAAACGGCAAAATGAATTTTGTAAAAGGGTTTTGGGTCGGGTTAAAGTCAAATACTAAAGCAAGACGCAATTTTGAGTATTCGTCCCATATTTATATCATTAAAAACACCTAA
- the mnmG gene encoding tRNA uridine-5-carboxymethylaminomethyl(34) synthesis enzyme MnmG encodes MFQDVYDVIVVGGGHAGSEAAAAAANMGSKTLLVTMSLQNIAQMSCNPAMGGIAKGQIVREIDALGGYSGIVSDKTAIQFRMLNKSKGPAMWSPRVQSDRMRFAEEWRLMLEQTPNLDFYQEMVSGVVIENGKIVGIKTSLGLTIKAKSVVLTNGTFLNGMIHIGDKNFGGGRAGEGASFGITEDLVKVGFESGRMKTGTPPRVDGRSLDYSKMIEQPGDENPDKFSYLDITKPLTHQRSCHMTYTSEAVHDVLREGFDRSPMFNGRIKSLGPRYCPSIEDKINRFADKDRHQLFVEPEGWNTVEVYVNGFSTSLPEDVQFKAMRSVAGFENVKFFRPGYAIEYDYFPPTQLKHTLETKLVEGLYFAGQINGTTGYEEAASQGLMAGINAHLKVNEKAPFILKRNEAYIGVLIDDLITKGTEEPYRMFTSRAEYRTLLRQDNADFRLTQLSYEIGLAKENRLIRMEKKRDESDAFVTFFKETSVTKDEANPILEEKGSSLMTQSDKMFKVFSRPQIDLEDILKFDKVKQYVAEKGLDREVIEQAEVQVKYSGYIDKEKNNADKLNRLEDVKIPENFDFDKIKSISMEAREKLKKIRPVTISQASRISGVSPSDVSVLLIHMGR; translated from the coding sequence ATGTTTCAGGATGTATATGATGTTATAGTAGTAGGAGGAGGGCACGCTGGTTCAGAGGCTGCTGCCGCTGCTGCCAATATGGGTTCTAAAACCTTGTTGGTCACTATGAGTTTACAAAACATTGCCCAGATGTCGTGCAACCCTGCTATGGGTGGTATTGCAAAGGGACAAATAGTGCGCGAAATAGATGCCTTAGGCGGATACTCGGGTATAGTCTCAGATAAGACCGCTATACAGTTTAGAATGCTAAACAAATCGAAAGGACCTGCTATGTGGAGTCCGCGTGTGCAGAGTGACAGAATGCGCTTTGCCGAAGAGTGGCGATTGATGTTAGAGCAGACTCCAAATCTTGATTTTTATCAAGAGATGGTTTCGGGCGTAGTTATAGAAAACGGTAAAATAGTCGGTATAAAAACCTCTTTAGGGTTAACCATAAAAGCCAAATCTGTTGTATTAACCAATGGTACTTTTCTTAACGGAATGATACATATTGGTGACAAAAATTTTGGTGGTGGTAGAGCAGGAGAAGGAGCTTCATTTGGTATTACCGAGGATTTAGTAAAAGTAGGTTTCGAATCGGGCAGAATGAAAACAGGTACACCACCACGTGTTGATGGGCGCTCGTTAGACTACTCTAAAATGATAGAACAGCCAGGTGATGAAAACCCAGACAAATTCTCTTATTTAGATATCACAAAGCCATTAACGCATCAGCGTTCGTGCCACATGACTTATACTTCAGAAGCCGTGCATGATGTTTTGCGCGAAGGTTTTGATCGTTCGCCAATGTTTAATGGTCGAATTAAAAGCCTTGGGCCACGATATTGTCCATCTATCGAAGATAAAATAAACCGCTTTGCCGATAAAGACAGACATCAGCTTTTTGTAGAACCAGAGGGTTGGAATACTGTAGAGGTATATGTAAATGGCTTCTCTACATCTTTACCCGAAGATGTACAATTTAAAGCCATGCGTTCTGTAGCAGGATTTGAGAATGTAAAATTCTTCCGTCCAGGATATGCTATTGAGTATGATTATTTCCCACCAACACAATTAAAGCACACGCTAGAAACGAAGCTGGTAGAAGGATTATACTTTGCAGGACAAATAAACGGTACTACAGGTTATGAAGAGGCTGCATCGCAAGGCTTAATGGCGGGTATAAATGCCCACCTAAAAGTAAACGAAAAAGCGCCTTTTATATTAAAACGTAATGAAGCTTACATAGGGGTGTTAATAGACGACCTTATTACTAAGGGTACAGAAGAGCCTTACCGTATGTTTACTTCACGCGCAGAGTATAGAACATTATTACGACAAGATAATGCTGATTTTAGGCTTACGCAGTTATCATACGAAATAGGTTTGGCAAAAGAAAATAGATTGATTAGAATGGAAAAGAAGCGTGACGAAAGTGATGCTTTTGTAACATTCTTTAAAGAAACTAGCGTTACTAAAGATGAAGCTAACCCGATTCTCGAAGAGAAAGGTTCTTCATTAATGACACAGTCAGATAAAATGTTTAAAGTCTTTTCGCGTCCGCAAATTGACTTGGAGGACATCTTGAAGTTTGATAAAGTAAAGCAATATGTAGCCGAAAAAGGTTTAGATAGAGAAGTAATAGAGCAAGCAGAAGTACAGGTTAAGTATTCGGGCTATATTGATAAAGAGAAAAACAATGCCGATAAACTAAACCGTTTAGAGGATGTGAAAATTCCTGAGAACTTTGATTTCGATAAAATAAAATCAATTTCTATGGAAGCTCGCGAAAAATTGAAGAAGATTCGCCCCGTAACCATATCGCAGGCATCACGCATTAGCGGTGTATCGCCAAGCGATGTTTCGGTGCTTTTAATACACATGGGACGATGA
- the ybeY gene encoding rRNA maturation RNase YbeY has translation MISFNYETNFELENESQYEDWITRVIESEDKTAGEVNYIFCDDEYLLQKNIEFLNHDTLTDIISFDYTMGNLISGDVFISVERVRENATEYNVVFEEELKRVMAHGVLHYCGYKDKSEDDAALMRSKEEEKIKLFHVEP, from the coding sequence ATGATTAGTTTTAATTACGAAACCAACTTTGAGTTGGAGAATGAATCACAGTATGAAGATTGGATTACCCGCGTAATCGAATCGGAAGATAAAACAGCAGGCGAGGTAAACTATATATTTTGTGATGATGAGTACTTGTTGCAAAAAAATATTGAGTTCCTTAACCACGATACACTTACTGATATTATTAGTTTCGACTATACTATGGGTAACTTAATTAGTGGCGATGTGTTTATATCTGTAGAGCGTGTACGCGAAAATGCTACAGAATACAACGTTGTTTTTGAAGAAGAATTAAAGCGCGTTATGGCACACGGTGTGTTGCACTACTGTGGCTATAAAGACAAATCAGAAGATGATGCAGCGTTAATGCGAAGTAAAGAAGAAGAAAAAATTAAACTGTTCCACGTGGAACCTTAA